In Chitinophaga oryzae, the sequence CAGGAGCCCGATAAGCGTACGGAGACTAAGCAGTATTATTAACGTGCCCACCAGTATCATCAGGGGCTTGCGTTTGATTTTACGTACCAGTAAAGCGGCAAACGGGGAGGCGATCACACCTCCGGTAACGAGTCCGATGATCACCTGCCAGCTGCTGATGCCGGTGAAGAACAGGAAGGTAATGGCGCTGGAAAGGGAAATGAAAAACTCTGCGGCATTGACGGAGCCGATGGTATAGTGTACCGCGCGGCCTTTACTGAGCAAGGTGGCGGTCACGATCGGGCCCCATCCGCCGCCGCCGACAGCGTCCATAAACCCGCCGGCGAAGGCCAGCGGCGCAAGCCTTTTGGTCCTGGCTTTACGCTGATGACGCCGGAATGCTTTCCGGATAACGATAACGCCCAGTACCAGCAGGTATACGCTGATATAGGGTTTGATAAGATCTCCATTGATCCGGTCGGCCAGCAGGTAAGCGCCGGTGATGGCGCCTGTCATTCCGGGTATCAGTAAACACAGGAACAGCTTTTTGTTGACATTCCCGAGTTTAAAATGTGAAAAGCCGGATGCGCCGGTGGTAAAGACTTCCGCCACATGTACACTGGCGCTGCTCACAGCAGGCGATACGCCCATGCCCAGTAATAAAGAAGATGAGGTAGCGCCATAGGCCATGCCCAGTGCGCCATCCACCAACTGGGCGCACAGGCCGGCCGCGATATAGAAAAGTATTTCAGTGGTAAAAACAGTGCCCAGGAAGTCGTGAACTTTCACTTGCGTGGCTTCCGGTGTGAGGTAAGGAAAAAGCAGCACCAGCAGGGCTATAGTAACGACCGCCGTTCCTGCGGTATGCCACCATTGCCATTTACGGCCCTGTTGTTTTACGGAAAGTGTACTGATCGATGTTTCCATGCTGGTGCTTTTTAAATCGTTAACTATTTTTTGAACACGTTGTCATAGGTGATGGTGAGGTAGTACAAACCACGGATGGTAGGCCCGCCAACATACTGGAAGTACGCTGTATTCAGCAGATTGGAGGCGCCCAGTTTGAAAGATGTTTTGATCTTCGGCACCCGGTAGGTGACCTGCGCGTCTACGGTGCTGTATGCCGGCACGTCAGCATTGCCGAAGAGGTTCTGCCAGTAGAAAGTATCCTGCCAGTGCCATACAACGTTGAAGCCTATATTTTTAAAGAGGTTACGGTTGCCGACACTGATGTTGGTAAACCACTGCGGGGTGTTGAAACCTGGTACCAGCGCATCGTCTTTGGTTTTATCCTGCGTCAGCCTGTTGAAGTTCACATTACCGCTCACCGTGTAATTTTTGTAAATGTCGTACGTAACCGCGGCGGCGAAGCCGTAGTTGTTAACCGTAGATTTGCTGTTGGCCCATACACGGTAGCGGTTCTGCAACGATTTGTCGAGCATTTGGTTCAGCACTGCGGCATCCGGTGAATTGACATTGCCGGTTTGCGGTACTACGGCTTCAATCTGGCCGATAAAGTTTTTATAGGAGCTGTAATAACCATCGAGGTCGATGAACAGCTTATTGTCCAGCAGTACGGCTTTATACCCTGCTTCGAAGGAAGTGATTTCTTCCGGCACGATGGGCTCGAGGTTGGCAACTTTCAGCACACCGGCGTTTTTGGCGGCGGCAGCTTCTTTGCTGATATGTTCCGCATTAATGGTTTTGTTGACCGCTACGTTGAAAGCGTCTACGGAAGTAGTGAGATAAGAGTTTTTAAAGTAGCCCAGCCCCTCTTCGATAAAGGCGAGGCCGCCTACACGCCGCACCTGCCCGTTGTTCACGAAAGAGAAGGCTTCAAACAGAGAGGGGAAGCGGAAGCCGTTTTGCCAGGACACCCGGAAATTGTGTTTGTCTTTTACGGTATATACAGCGGCGATACGGGGATTTACCTTGCCGGTGAACTGTTCGTTTTTATCGTAGCGCAGGGAGCCGGTCAGCTTCAGCGCATCATGGAAGAAGGACTTGCTGATTTGTGCGAAGCCGCCCACTTTGCCGTACCAGATATGTTTACCGCCTTCCTGGTTGCGTTTGTCGAGCGGCAGTGTGAAATCCACGAAGTTGTTGCCGTCGGGGATGATCTCGTAGGTGCGGTAATCGGCGCCTACCAGCACATCTGCGAAGTGGATGTATTTGCGCAGGTTCCAGGTGCCTTCTGTGTGATAGAAGCGGCTCATTTGTTTGAGCGCGGCGCCGCCGCTGGTGTTTGCGGGGTTTTTGGAAGTGGGGTAAATATCCCAGTCGTTGATGGTTTTGATTTTATCGCGCTGCGCTTCAAAGGCGGCGGTGCCGGGTTCAAAGCGGCCGGCGTCTGCGAAGGCGCGTGCGGCTTTATGCGCGGCCACCAGGTCTGCCCCCTGTGTCAGGGCGTTGTTGAGACCGGTGGTATAATCTTTCTGCCATGTTTTATCCGACTTGAAAGACTTCTCCAGGTTGTCCGCCAGCGGGTTCATGTTGTAGGATTTACCGGTATTCTCGATAGAAATGTAAGAGCGTACGGTGAAATCGGGGTGTGTTATTTCCAGTTTGTGGTTGGAAACGGTGACGCCTCTGAGGCCGATGCGGTTGCCGCGTTGAAAGAAGCCGTCCATCTGCCCCCAGCGGGAGGCGAGGGATATTTCAATTTTGTTGGGCAGCCGGAAATTGAGGGAGCCGTCTATTTTGGTATTGCGTACGGTGTAGTCGCCTACGAGGTCTTTCTCCCAGTAGCCGGTACGGTGCACGGTATAGGCGCGGCCATCTTTGTCGGTGATGGAGATGTTGCCCTGGTCGGCATATTTGTTCCAGTTGTCGGCGGCGATATTGTTTTCACCGCTGAGCTGCGGAAAGTCGGGGTTGATCTTGCTTTGCGGGGTGAAGTCATCGTGACTGTCAGCGTACCAGTCGGTGCCCTGCATGTAACTGGCATTGATTTTCCAGGCGAACCATTTGGTGTATGCCTGGGCGTAGCGTATGGCCGTTTCTGTGAGTGGCTTGGGGCTGCTGCCTTTGCCATCGAAATGATTGAACGCTATTTTCTGATATACGCTGACCCCCTGGTAATCGAACGGGTTTTTAGTGACGAGGTTAGACATGCCGTTGATGGCGTTCATGCCATACAGAGCGGAAGATGCGCCGGGGGTGACTTCCACGCTCTGTATGTCCAGCTCCGTAGGGCCGATAGCGTTACCCAGGGGAACGCCGAGGGTAGCCGCCTGGTTGTCCACGCCGTCTACCAGCTGCATGAAGCGGAAGTTGTTGGGCACGTTAAAACCGCGGGTGTTGAATACTTTGAAGGTGAGGCCGGCGGTGGTCATCTGTACGCCTTTAAGGTTGCCCAGTGCGTCGTAGAAGGTAGATGACGGTGTTTCCTTCAGCGCACGGATATCGAGTTTTTCGATGGCCACCGGTGAGCGCAGCAGTTTTTCCTGCTGGCGGGAGGCGGATACCACCACTTCGTTGACCAGCAGTGACTGGGTGAAGAGTTGTATGGCTACTTTGCTGTTGCTGTTTTTTACCTCGAACTCCTGTGGCTGATAGCCAATCAGGCGGATCACCAGTTTCAGGGGGAAACGCGTGTTGGTGGTCAGCTGAAAACGGCCCGTGCTGTCGGTAGTAGTGCCGAACGACGTGCCTTTTATCTGTACAGAAGCGCCTGGCAGGCCGGCGCTGCGATCGTCCGTGATTTTGCCTTCGATGACGTAAGAGCCGTTGAGTTGTGCCTTTGATAGGGTTGGTGTGAATACCAGTGCCAAAATGAGGATTTTGGCCAGTATTGGTAAGAACTTTTGCATGATGTGGTAAAAGTTATAACATTTATATAGATCCTGAATGGTGATAAAAATGGTAGGGAGCGCCGGAAAGCCGCGATGTAAAAGCCTCAACATCGATGTAACAACATGGTGTGTACAGTTTTTAAAGCCATATAGTCTATAGAATTAGTAGACAAATATAAAATGAGCTTTGTTCATTTCAAAGCAGAGAAAAAAAATAAATTACAAGAGGTTGATAATGAAGGGGTATGATTTCGAGATTTTGGGATTCTTTGTTTACAGGACTATTGGGAGTGAATTAAAAAGTGAGGGATTTCCCGATCCGAAAATCAAAAAATCCCTCAAAAAATATCTAAATAACAAAATATCCAAATAACTAAATCTCTGTTAGATCTCCGCGTGGCTGGCGGCTTTCTCCTGTTGGGCGGCGGTATGCCGGGCAAAGAACCGTTTCTGGAACAGCAGGATAGTGATCACGCCAACTGAGATGGCGGCGTCGGCGATGTTAAATACCGGGCGGAAAAACACAAAGTAATCACCACCTTTAAAGGGAATCCAGCTGGGCAGGTAACCTTCATAGATGGGGAAGTACAGCATATCCACCACGCGGCCGTGAAGGAAACTGCCGTAACCACCGCCGGGAGGCATGAACTGTGCTACTTCGTAGCCGATACTGTCGTTGAAGATAAGCCCGTAGAACATGCTATCTATCAGGTTGCCGGCCGCACCGGCCAGGATCAGGGAGCCACAGATCAGTAAACCTGTGCTGTATTTTTCCCGGATAAGCTTTTTCATGTAGATGAAGCCGGCCACCACTGCTACCAACCGGAAGGTGGTCAGCAGGATTTTGCCGAAGTCGCCGCCAAATTTGAGACCGTAGGCCATCCCTTCATTTTCAATGAAGTGGATACGGAACCAGTTGGGGAAAATGATGAACTCCTGCTGCATGAACATGTGCGTCTTGATCCAGAATTTCAGCGTCTGATCAATAACCAGGATAAGGATAACAATAAAAACTACGTGACGATATTTCAATTGATATTAAAATTTTATCAAAAATAACAGATTATTTCAAAGTCCGAAACCTGCAATATATCATTATTCCTGAAAATATACCCTTTTCACCCGCTGTGAAATTCCTGTTAATATTTCGTAGGCAATGGTATCCGCCCAGTCGGCCAATTGCTGTACAGACAGGTCCTGACCGAAAACGATCACCTCATCGCCTTCCATGATATCCGGGATATGCGTCACGTCCAGCATCAGCATGTCCATGGCCACTGCGCCGATAACGGGGGCGAGTTTGCCGCGGATGAGCATTTTGCCGACACCATTGCCGAGCCTGCGGGGATACCCGTCGGCATAACCGATGCGTACGGTGGCGGTCACTGCCGGCGCTTTGGCAGTCCAGCGGGCGCCATAGCCCACGCTGTCGCCGATTTCCAGGTTTTTAAGCTGTGCCACGGTGGTTTTCAGGGTGCTGACATTCCGCAGCTGGTCCTGGATGCCATTGCTGTAATCGAGGCCGTACATGCCAATACCCAGTCTTACCATGTCCAGGTGGAGTTCCGGATGCCGGGTGATGCCGGAGCTGTTGGAAATGTGGCGGATCACGGTATAACTCAGCGCTTTTTGCAGTTCATGGCTCATTTCATAGAACAAACGGCCCTGCTGCTGTGTCAGCGCATCTTTCTCCGGGTCTTCGCTGGCGGCAAGGTGACTGAAAATGGACTGTACCTTCAGCAGCTCGTTGGCTGTCAGCGCCTGCGACAATGCGGGGATATCCTTTTTCACAAAGCCGAGGCGGTGCATACCCGTGTCCAGCTTGATATGGATCGGGAATTCGGTCTTGCCTGCAGCACTCACTTCTTCCATAAACTGCAACAGGATGCCCATGGAATAAATTTCCGGTTCGAGGTTCCAGTGCAGGATTGCGTCAAAGCTGGCCGGCTCGGGATTCATTACCATGATCGGCATGGTAATACCGGCGCGGCGCAGTTCCACACCTTCGTCTGCATAGGCCACCGCGAGGTAGTCAATGCCATGGAACTGCAGCAGATTGGCAATTTCAAAGCTGCCGCTGCCATAGGAGAATGCTTTCACCATGGCCATCAGCTTGGTGCCTGGCTTCAGCAACGACTGATATTGTTTCACGTTGTGTGCAATAGCGCTCAGGTTGATCTCGAGGATAGTCTGATGCGCTTTCTGCTCCAGCAGTTTTCCGATCCGCTCGAACTGGAAAACGCGGGAGCCCTTCACCAGGATGGTTTCGTTCTCGAAATCATCGGCGTTGAACTGCTGAACATATTCATCGGTGGTATTAAAAAACTGTGTTTTTAAGCCTTCCACCTGCTGGAAACTTTTCTTTTCCCGGCCAATGTTTTTCCCGATGGCGATCAGTTTATTGATGCCCTTTTTCTGCAACAGGTCGGCCACTTCTTCATATAAGGTGGCGTCGCTTTTGCCGCTTTGCAGGATATCGCTCAGGATGACGGTGCGGGTGGCATGCTGCTGTTGCTGCTGGAGGAAATCGAGCGCAATGGTCAGCGAGCCCAGATCGAGGTTGTACGCATCGTTGATCACAGAGCTGTTATTGATGCCCTGTTTCAGTTCCAGCCGCATGGCGATGTTACTGAGCAGGTCCATCCGTTGCTGGATCACTTCCTGTTCCTTGCCGAGATACAGCATGAGGGCCCAGCAGTGAATGGCGTTTTCGATAGAGCCTTCATCTACAAAAGGAATATTGATGTGCAGTGTTTCCTGTTTGTACAGCGCTTCAATACGGGTCTGGTTGTCATGTTTCTCGATGGTAACAATACGCAGGTCAGCGTCTGTTTTGCGGGACCAGGAGAAGAGCTCCGGACCGCCGCCACCGCCTTCCTGGTTTTCTTTCTTGCCGACCTGGTTGTGGAAAGACAATACGCACTCATTCAGGGCGAGATAGTCTTTGCAATAGATAAGAATATCGCTTTTGGCGAAGAGGACCAGCTTTTCGTTGATCTTCTGCCGGATGTTGAGAAATCCTTCACTGTGGGCTTCGCCGATATTGGTAAAGATACCGATGGTAGGACGGATGATCTTTTCCAGGTTCACCATCTCGCCGGGCTGAGAAATGCCGGCCTCGAAGATAGCCAGCTGGTGTTCCGGTTTCATCTGCCATACGGAGAGCGGCACGCCTGTCTGGGAGTTGTAGCTCTTCGGGCTGCGTACAATGTTGTAATCCTTTTCCAGCAACTGGTACAGCCATTCTTTAACGATGGTTTTACCGTTGCTGCCGGTGATACCGATGACAGGAATATGGAACTGCTGCCGGTGGAATGCTACCAGCGTATGCAGGGCCTGCAGCGTATCTTTTACCAGGATGATGTTGGCTTTAGGATATTTTTCCAAAGGCACGGGTTCACTCACAATGAAATTGCTAACCCCTTTGCGGTACAGCTCCTCCATGTATTGATGAGCATTGCGCCGGGGGCTAACAAGGGGTATGAACACAGATGTTTCCGGAAAACTCAGCTTCCGGCTGTCCAGTAACAGATGTTCAATTTCAGAAAATCCGGTCTCTTGCAACAATTCCCCTTTGAGTGTCTTGTTAATGCTTGCTGCGTTATACACTTTTATCAGATTTGAATAATCACTAACCACTGCTATGACTCTTATAGCAGCCGTTTTATTACTAGGCTTTTCGGTTTCCGGTATCTCATTTTTTCTGATGACGGAGGGAGTACCAGATAGACCCTCCCAGGCAAAAAACAATCACCAGCAACGATACGTATACCGGTATATGGATAAAGTAATCTGCCAGCATTTTCAGTCCGATGTATATCAGTACGATCGCAATCCCCTGAGGCAGATAATCGAATTTATCTACCGCCCCTCTCAACAAAAAGAACAGGGAACGTAATCCCAGTACCGCAAATATGTTGGAGGTATATACCACAA encodes:
- a CDS encoding sulfite exporter TauE/SafE family protein, which codes for METSISTLSVKQQGRKWQWWHTAGTAVVTIALLVLLFPYLTPEATQVKVHDFLGTVFTTEILFYIAAGLCAQLVDGALGMAYGATSSSLLLGMGVSPAVSSASVHVAEVFTTGASGFSHFKLGNVNKKLFLCLLIPGMTGAITGAYLLADRINGDLIKPYISVYLLVLGVIVIRKAFRRHQRKARTKRLAPLAFAGGFMDAVGGGGWGPIVTATLLSKGRAVHYTIGSVNAAEFFISLSSAITFLFFTGISSWQVIIGLVTGGVIASPFAALLVRKIKRKPLMILVGTLIILLSLRTLIGLLG
- a CDS encoding TonB-dependent receptor, translated to MQKFLPILAKILILALVFTPTLSKAQLNGSYVIEGKITDDRSAGLPGASVQIKGTSFGTTTDSTGRFQLTTNTRFPLKLVIRLIGYQPQEFEVKNSNSKVAIQLFTQSLLVNEVVVSASRQQEKLLRSPVAIEKLDIRALKETPSSTFYDALGNLKGVQMTTAGLTFKVFNTRGFNVPNNFRFMQLVDGVDNQAATLGVPLGNAIGPTELDIQSVEVTPGASSALYGMNAINGMSNLVTKNPFDYQGVSVYQKIAFNHFDGKGSSPKPLTETAIRYAQAYTKWFAWKINASYMQGTDWYADSHDDFTPQSKINPDFPQLSGENNIAADNWNKYADQGNISITDKDGRAYTVHRTGYWEKDLVGDYTVRNTKIDGSLNFRLPNKIEISLASRWGQMDGFFQRGNRIGLRGVTVSNHKLEITHPDFTVRSYISIENTGKSYNMNPLADNLEKSFKSDKTWQKDYTTGLNNALTQGADLVAAHKAARAFADAGRFEPGTAAFEAQRDKIKTINDWDIYPTSKNPANTSGGAALKQMSRFYHTEGTWNLRKYIHFADVLVGADYRTYEIIPDGNNFVDFTLPLDKRNQEGGKHIWYGKVGGFAQISKSFFHDALKLTGSLRYDKNEQFTGKVNPRIAAVYTVKDKHNFRVSWQNGFRFPSLFEAFSFVNNGQVRRVGGLAFIEEGLGYFKNSYLTTSVDAFNVAVNKTINAEHISKEAAAAKNAGVLKVANLEPIVPEEITSFEAGYKAVLLDNKLFIDLDGYYSSYKNFIGQIEAVVPQTGNVNSPDAAVLNQMLDKSLQNRYRVWANSKSTVNNYGFAAAVTYDIYKNYTVSGNVNFNRLTQDKTKDDALVPGFNTPQWFTNISVGNRNLFKNIGFNVVWHWQDTFYWQNLFGNADVPAYSTVDAQVTYRVPKIKTSFKLGASNLLNTAYFQYVGGPTIRGLYYLTITYDNVFKK
- a CDS encoding lipoprotein signal peptidase; amino-acid sequence: MKYRHVVFIVILILVIDQTLKFWIKTHMFMQQEFIIFPNWFRIHFIENEGMAYGLKFGGDFGKILLTTFRLVAVVAGFIYMKKLIREKYSTGLLICGSLILAGAAGNLIDSMFYGLIFNDSIGYEVAQFMPPGGGYGSFLHGRVVDMLYFPIYEGYLPSWIPFKGGDYFVFFRPVFNIADAAISVGVITILLFQKRFFARHTAAQQEKAASHAEI
- a CDS encoding bifunctional UDP-N-acetylmuramoyl-tripeptide:D-alanyl-D-alanine ligase/alanine racemase; amino-acid sequence: MYNAASINKTLKGELLQETGFSEIEHLLLDSRKLSFPETSVFIPLVSPRRNAHQYMEELYRKGVSNFIVSEPVPLEKYPKANIILVKDTLQALHTLVAFHRQQFHIPVIGITGSNGKTIVKEWLYQLLEKDYNIVRSPKSYNSQTGVPLSVWQMKPEHQLAIFEAGISQPGEMVNLEKIIRPTIGIFTNIGEAHSEGFLNIRQKINEKLVLFAKSDILIYCKDYLALNECVLSFHNQVGKKENQEGGGGGPELFSWSRKTDADLRIVTIEKHDNQTRIEALYKQETLHINIPFVDEGSIENAIHCWALMLYLGKEQEVIQQRMDLLSNIAMRLELKQGINNSSVINDAYNLDLGSLTIALDFLQQQQQHATRTVILSDILQSGKSDATLYEEVADLLQKKGINKLIAIGKNIGREKKSFQQVEGLKTQFFNTTDEYVQQFNADDFENETILVKGSRVFQFERIGKLLEQKAHQTILEINLSAIAHNVKQYQSLLKPGTKLMAMVKAFSYGSGSFEIANLLQFHGIDYLAVAYADEGVELRRAGITMPIMVMNPEPASFDAILHWNLEPEIYSMGILLQFMEEVSAAGKTEFPIHIKLDTGMHRLGFVKKDIPALSQALTANELLKVQSIFSHLAASEDPEKDALTQQQGRLFYEMSHELQKALSYTVIRHISNSSGITRHPELHLDMVRLGIGMYGLDYSNGIQDQLRNVSTLKTTVAQLKNLEIGDSVGYGARWTAKAPAVTATVRIGYADGYPRRLGNGVGKMLIRGKLAPVIGAVAMDMLMLDVTHIPDIMEGDEVIVFGQDLSVQQLADWADTIAYEILTGISQRVKRVYFQE